From a region of the Janthinobacterium sp. 61 genome:
- the cysW gene encoding sulfate ABC transporter permease subunit CysW: MSTNTTAVAGVDNARPTARRFEPNVGPVVLEPLWVRTVLITIALLFLTTFLIVPLVAVFAEAFKKGWEAYIAAIIDPDAISAIKLTLITAAIAVPLNLVFGVAASWCIAKFEFRGKSILLTLIDLPFSVSPVISGLIYVLMFGAQGWFGPWLQEHDIKILFAVPGIVLATIFITFPFVARELIPLMQSQGSEEEEAALVLGASGWNTFRRVTLPNIKWGLLYGVILCNARAMGEFGAVSVVSGHIRGETNTMPLQVEILYNEYNFAAAFAVASLLALLALVTLALKAFIEWRLNESDADDSALRSTEH, from the coding sequence ATGAGTACGAATACGACTGCCGTCGCTGGCGTGGACAATGCACGGCCGACAGCGCGCCGTTTTGAGCCGAATGTCGGTCCCGTCGTGCTGGAACCTTTGTGGGTGCGCACGGTATTGATCACCATCGCCTTGCTGTTCCTGACGACCTTTTTGATCGTGCCCCTGGTGGCCGTGTTTGCGGAAGCGTTCAAGAAGGGTTGGGAAGCGTATATCGCCGCCATCATCGATCCGGACGCGATTTCCGCCATCAAGCTGACCCTGATCACGGCGGCCATCGCCGTGCCGCTGAACCTGGTGTTTGGCGTGGCCGCCTCCTGGTGCATCGCCAAGTTCGAATTCCGCGGCAAGAGCATCCTGCTGACCCTGATCGACTTGCCGTTTTCCGTCTCCCCCGTGATTTCCGGCCTGATCTATGTGCTGATGTTTGGCGCCCAGGGCTGGTTCGGACCATGGCTGCAGGAACACGACATCAAGATTTTGTTTGCCGTGCCCGGCATCGTGCTGGCCACCATCTTCATTACCTTCCCGTTTGTGGCGCGCGAACTGATCCCGCTGATGCAGTCGCAGGGCAGCGAAGAGGAGGAGGCCGCCCTCGTGCTGGGTGCGTCGGGCTGGAATACTTTCCGCAGAGTGACCTTGCCAAACATCAAGTGGGGTCTGCTGTATGGAGTGATCCTGTGCAATGCCCGTGCCATGGGCGAGTTCGGTGCCGTGTCCGTGGTCTCCGGCCATATCCGCGGCGAAACGAACACCATGCCGCTGCAGGTGGAGATTTTGTACAACGAGTACAACTTCGCCGCCGCGTTTGCCGTCGCCTCCCTGCTGGCCCTGCTGGCGCTGGTGACCCTGGCCCTGAAAGCTTTCATTGAGTGGCGTTTGAACGAGAGCGACGCCGACGATTCCGCCTTACGTTCCACGGAGCACTGA
- the cysT gene encoding sulfate ABC transporter permease subunit CysT, translating into MPGFKLSLGFTLFYLALIVLIPLSSVFLKTFTMTSDAFFSAVTSERVMASYRLTFGASLIAALLNVVFGGILAWVLVRYKFPGKRIIDALVDLPFALPTAVAGITLTALYSSNGWFGQFIEGVLGIKVAFTPLGVVVALTFIGLPFVVRTVQPVLEDAEKELEEAAASLGANSLQTFIRVIFPTILPSLLTGFALAFARATGEYGSVIFIAGNMPMVSEITPLFIITKLEQYDYAGATAIAVVMLVVSFLLLLTINLLQAWTRGKAKKS; encoded by the coding sequence ATGCCGGGGTTTAAGCTGTCACTGGGCTTCACGCTCTTTTACCTGGCCTTGATCGTCCTCATTCCGCTGTCGTCGGTGTTCCTCAAGACCTTCACCATGACATCGGACGCCTTCTTCAGCGCCGTCACGTCCGAGCGCGTGATGGCGTCGTACCGCCTGACATTTGGCGCCTCGCTGATCGCCGCGCTGCTGAACGTGGTGTTTGGCGGCATCCTGGCCTGGGTGCTGGTGCGCTATAAATTCCCCGGCAAGCGCATCATTGACGCACTGGTCGACTTGCCGTTTGCCTTGCCGACGGCCGTGGCCGGCATCACCCTGACGGCCCTGTACTCGTCGAACGGCTGGTTCGGCCAGTTCATCGAAGGCGTGCTGGGCATCAAGGTGGCGTTCACACCGCTGGGCGTGGTGGTGGCGCTGACCTTCATCGGCTTGCCGTTTGTCGTGCGCACCGTGCAACCGGTGCTGGAAGACGCGGAAAAGGAACTGGAAGAAGCGGCCGCCAGCTTGGGCGCCAATTCATTGCAAACGTTTATCCGCGTCATCTTCCCGACCATCCTGCCATCCTTGTTGACGGGCTTTGCGCTGGCCTTTGCCCGTGCCACGGGCGAGTACGGTTCAGTGATCTTTATCGCCGGCAATATGCCGATGGTGTCGGAAATCACGCCGCTGTTCATTATTACCAAGCTGGAGCAATACGATTACGCAGGCGCCACAGCCATCGCCGTGGTGATGCTGGTGGTGTCCTTCCTGCTGTTGTTGACGATTAACCTGCTGCAAGCATGGACGCGCGGAAAGGCGAAGAAATCATGA
- a CDS encoding peroxiredoxin, whose protein sequence is MTLRLGDVAPDFEQDSSIGKLKFHEWAGDSWVVLFSHPADFTPVCTTELGLTAKLKPEFDKRNVKAIALSVDAAESHKSWIKDIEETQNTVVGFPIIADVDKKVSVLYDMIHPEQSVTATVRSVFIIDPNKKVRLILTYPLSTGRNFNEILRVIDALQLTDGYTVATPGNWQDGDDVIIPLTVQDPDVIKQKYPKGFTAAKPYLRLTPQPNK, encoded by the coding sequence ATGACCTTACGCCTGGGCGATGTCGCCCCTGATTTTGAACAAGACAGCTCGATCGGCAAGCTCAAGTTCCACGAGTGGGCTGGCGATTCCTGGGTGGTGCTGTTTTCCCACCCGGCCGACTTTACCCCCGTGTGCACCACGGAACTGGGCTTGACAGCCAAGCTCAAGCCGGAATTTGACAAGCGCAATGTGAAGGCCATCGCCCTCTCCGTGGACGCTGCCGAGTCGCACAAGAGCTGGATCAAGGATATCGAAGAGACGCAAAACACCGTGGTGGGTTTCCCCATCATCGCCGACGTCGACAAGAAAGTGTCGGTGCTGTACGACATGATCCATCCGGAGCAATCCGTCACGGCTACCGTGCGCTCCGTCTTCATCATTGACCCGAACAAGAAAGTACGCCTGATCCTCACGTATCCGCTCAGCACGGGCCGCAATTTCAATGAAATCCTGCGCGTCATCGATGCCCTGCAACTGACGGACGGCTATACGGTCGCCACGCCCGGCAACTGGCAAGATGGCGACGACGTCATCATTCCCTTGACCGTGCAAGACCCGGACGTGATCAAGCAGAAATACCCGAAGGGCTTTACGGCCGCGAAACCGTACTTGCGCTTGACGCCGCAGCCCAACAAGTAA
- a CDS encoding alpha/beta hydrolase — protein sequence MALRSFSDYRVLIVPGLHNSGPEHWQSRWQRLYPQFERVEQDNWNEPDLATWSARLDQVRRQDARPILIVAHSFGCLTTAHSLARDPQGVAGVLLVGPADPDKFGVAKALPQKRLPCPGILIASQTDPWMTAEHAAQWARRWNCKYIDGGALGHINAESRLGDWVYGQAQLQTLFDLAQSDKRHRQAA from the coding sequence ATGGCGCTGCGCAGCTTTTCCGATTACCGGGTACTGATCGTGCCGGGCTTGCATAACAGCGGCCCCGAGCATTGGCAGAGCCGCTGGCAGCGCCTGTATCCGCAATTTGAGCGGGTCGAGCAGGACAACTGGAACGAGCCCGACCTGGCCACCTGGTCGGCGCGTCTGGATCAGGTGCGGCGGCAAGATGCGCGCCCCATCCTGATCGTCGCCCACAGCTTCGGCTGCCTGACGACGGCGCACAGCCTGGCCCGCGACCCGCAGGGCGTGGCCGGCGTGCTGCTGGTGGGGCCTGCCGATCCGGACAAGTTTGGCGTAGCGAAAGCCTTGCCGCAAAAGAGATTGCCTTGCCCCGGCATCCTGATCGCCAGCCAGACCGACCCGTGGATGACGGCCGAACACGCGGCGCAGTGGGCACGGCGCTGGAATTGCAAGTATATTGATGGCGGTGCGCTGGGCCATATCAACGCCGAGTCGCGCCTGGGGGACTGGGTCTACGGCCAGGCGCAACTGCAGACACTGTTTGATCTGGCGCAAAGCGACAAACGCCACCGTCAGGCAGCCTGA
- a CDS encoding sulfate ABC transporter substrate-binding protein produces the protein MLSKKIIIAAALSAFAVLQTAQAADITLLNVSYDPTRELYQDVNTAFAKEWKGKTGDNVKIKQSHGGSGKQARAVIDGLEADVVTLALAYDIDALAEHKLLAADWQKRLTHNSSPYTSTIVFLVRKGNPKGIKDWNDMIKPGVSVITPNPKTSGGARWNHLAAWGYALRQPGGNEAKAKEFLGKLYKNVPVLDSGARGATTTFVERGIGDVLIAWENEAYLAVKELGPTKFDIITPSVSILAEPPVAVVDKFADKHGTRKVAEAYLNYLYTDEAQDIIAKNYYRPATDKAAKKYASQFAKVNLFTIEQVAGGWTAAQKAHFADGGIFDQIYQPK, from the coding sequence ATGCTGTCGAAAAAAATCATCATTGCCGCCGCCCTCAGCGCGTTTGCCGTTCTGCAAACGGCGCAAGCTGCCGATATCACCCTGCTCAACGTGTCGTATGACCCGACGCGCGAGTTGTACCAGGATGTGAACACGGCATTTGCCAAGGAGTGGAAAGGCAAGACAGGCGACAACGTCAAGATCAAGCAATCGCACGGCGGTTCCGGCAAGCAGGCGCGTGCCGTCATTGACGGCCTGGAAGCGGACGTCGTCACGTTGGCCCTGGCCTATGACATCGACGCGCTGGCCGAACACAAGCTGCTGGCCGCCGACTGGCAAAAGCGCTTGACGCACAATAGCTCGCCTTACACCTCGACCATCGTGTTCCTGGTGCGCAAGGGCAACCCGAAAGGCATCAAGGATTGGAATGACATGATCAAGCCGGGCGTGTCCGTCATCACGCCGAATCCGAAAACCTCGGGCGGCGCCCGCTGGAACCATTTGGCTGCCTGGGGCTACGCCTTGCGCCAGCCGGGCGGCAACGAAGCCAAGGCCAAGGAATTCCTCGGCAAACTGTATAAAAACGTGCCCGTGCTCGATTCAGGTGCGCGCGGCGCCACCACCACCTTCGTTGAGCGCGGTATCGGCGACGTGCTGATCGCCTGGGAAAACGAGGCTTACCTGGCCGTCAAGGAACTGGGCCCGACCAAGTTCGACATCATCACGCCGTCCGTCAGCATCCTGGCCGAACCGCCCGTCGCCGTCGTCGACAAGTTTGCCGACAAGCACGGTACGCGCAAGGTGGCCGAGGCTTACCTGAACTACCTGTACACGGACGAAGCGCAGGATATCATTGCCAAGAACTACTACCGTCCGGCCACGGACAAGGCGGCGAAGAAATACGCGTCCCAGTTCGCCAAGGTCAACCTGTTCACCATCGAGCAAGTGGCAGGCGGCTGGACGGCAGCACAGAAGGCGCACTTTGCCGACGGCGGCATCTTCGACCAGATCTACCAACCCAAGTAA
- a CDS encoding diacylglycerol kinase has protein sequence MQPVNEFKSKSGLKRIFSAFFYSLDGLKAAWRHEHAFRQELGLFVVGTVIALLLRISAFEKLVLIGVLLLVLIIELLNSALEAVVDRISLELHPLSKNAKDFGSAAVLLTCILAFATWAVVLFNRFY, from the coding sequence ATGCAACCTGTCAATGAATTCAAGAGCAAGAGCGGCTTGAAACGGATTTTTTCCGCCTTTTTCTACTCGCTCGACGGCTTGAAGGCGGCCTGGCGCCATGAACATGCATTCCGCCAGGAACTAGGCTTGTTCGTCGTCGGCACGGTGATCGCCTTGCTGCTGCGCATCTCCGCCTTTGAAAAGCTGGTGCTGATCGGCGTGCTGCTGCTGGTATTGATCATAGAATTGCTTAACTCTGCGCTGGAGGCCGTGGTCGACCGCATCTCGCTCGAGCTTCATCCTCTGTCGAAAAACGCCAAGGACTTCGGCAGCGCCGCCGTGCTGCTGACTTGCATCCTGGCCTTTGCTACCTGGGCCGTTGTATTGTTCAACCGCTTTTATTAA
- a CDS encoding IclR family transcriptional regulator translates to MKIEPVAPPKTTIQVIERMVALLDALAKYSDPVSLKELSKVSGLHPSTAHRILNDMVLTRFVDRIEPGTYRLGMRLLELGNVVKSRLSVREAALDFMRQLHKKTQQTINLSVRQGDEIVYIDRAFSERSGMQVVRAIGGRGPLHLTSTGKLFLSVDEPKAIRAYATRTGLAGHNKNSITDLQKLERELSLVRERGYARDNEELELGVRCMAAGIRDDSGKLIAGLSISAPADRLQDEWLVDLVETANQISVTLGFIPQD, encoded by the coding sequence ATGAAAATTGAACCGGTCGCTCCCCCGAAGACGACGATCCAGGTCATCGAACGCATGGTCGCCCTGCTCGATGCCCTGGCCAAATATTCCGACCCGGTCAGCCTGAAGGAATTGTCCAAGGTTTCCGGCCTGCACCCGTCGACGGCGCACCGCATCCTCAACGACATGGTGCTGACGCGCTTTGTCGACCGCATCGAACCGGGCACGTACCGCCTGGGCATGCGCCTGCTGGAACTGGGCAATGTGGTGAAAAGCCGCCTCAGCGTGCGCGAAGCGGCGCTTGACTTCATGCGCCAGCTGCACAAGAAAACCCAGCAAACCATCAACCTGTCCGTGCGCCAGGGCGACGAGATCGTCTACATCGACCGCGCCTTTTCCGAGCGCTCTGGCATGCAAGTGGTGCGCGCCATCGGTGGCCGCGGCCCGCTGCATCTGACTTCGACCGGCAAGCTGTTCCTGTCAGTCGATGAGCCGAAAGCCATCCGCGCGTACGCCACGCGCACGGGCTTGGCCGGACACAACAAGAATTCCATCACGGATCTGCAAAAACTCGAGCGCGAGCTGAGCCTGGTGCGCGAGCGCGGCTATGCGCGTGACAATGAAGAGCTGGAACTGGGTGTGCGCTGCATGGCCGCCGGCATCCGCGACGACTCTGGCAAGCTGATCGCCGGCCTGTCGATCTCGGCGCCAGCCGACCGCCTGCAAGATGAGTGGCTGGTGGACCTGGTCGAGACGGCCAACCAGATTTCTGTCACCTTGGGATTTATACCGCAGGACTAG
- the pbpG gene encoding D-alanyl-D-alanine endopeptidase, with protein sequence MAKFKLALGILASLLFALAPAAAVHAREANGKSSAAKKHNTKKVKVVLRKGATAAPREKTVRRVVMVRGKRKVIYQKVSSVAVPMAAPMPTMGDLAGLNLTRDPLDLKSSVALVLDQNNSEVLFEKNSNVALPIASITKMMTGLVVVEARQDMDEVLTITDEDVDRAKFSSSRLKVGSQLTRGNMLHIALMSSENRAASALGRNYPGGLPAFVDAMNSKARQLGMLDTHYVDSSGLSKMNVASARDLGKLAMAAFRHPLLREYSTDPKAIVEASGQPMQFGNTNHLVANPGWEIGLQKTGFINEAGRCLMMQAVIEGRAVIMVFLDSKGKQSRTADAGRMRKWLEALKPANMSLPGG encoded by the coding sequence ATGGCTAAGTTTAAACTTGCGCTGGGTATCCTGGCTTCCCTGCTGTTTGCGCTGGCGCCGGCTGCGGCCGTGCACGCCAGGGAGGCGAACGGCAAATCCTCAGCCGCAAAGAAACACAACACCAAGAAAGTCAAAGTCGTGCTGCGTAAGGGTGCGACGGCCGCGCCGCGCGAAAAGACCGTGCGCCGGGTCGTCATGGTGCGTGGCAAACGCAAGGTTATCTATCAAAAAGTCAGCAGCGTGGCCGTGCCCATGGCCGCACCGATGCCCACCATGGGCGACCTGGCCGGCCTGAACCTGACGCGCGATCCGCTCGACCTCAAGTCCAGCGTGGCGCTGGTGCTGGACCAGAACAATTCGGAAGTGCTGTTTGAAAAGAATTCCAATGTGGCCTTGCCCATCGCCTCCATCACCAAGATGATGACGGGCCTGGTGGTGGTCGAAGCGCGCCAGGACATGGATGAAGTGCTGACGATCACGGACGAGGATGTCGACCGTGCCAAGTTCAGCAGCTCACGCCTGAAAGTGGGCTCGCAATTGACGCGTGGCAATATGCTGCACATTGCCCTGATGAGCTCGGAAAACCGCGCCGCCTCGGCCTTGGGCCGCAATTATCCGGGCGGTTTGCCGGCCTTTGTCGACGCCATGAATAGCAAGGCGCGCCAGCTGGGCATGCTCGATACGCATTACGTCGATTCCAGCGGCTTGTCGAAAATGAACGTGGCCAGCGCGCGCGACCTGGGCAAGCTTGCCATGGCCGCCTTCCGCCATCCATTGCTGCGCGAGTACTCGACGGACCCGAAAGCCATCGTCGAAGCCAGTGGCCAGCCCATGCAGTTTGGCAATACGAATCATCTGGTGGCCAATCCGGGCTGGGAAATCGGCTTGCAAAAGACGGGCTTCATCAATGAAGCGGGACGTTGTCTGATGATGCAGGCCGTCATCGAGGGACGGGCCGTGATCATGGTCTTCCTCGATTCCAAAGGGAAACAGTCACGTACGGCCGATGCGGGACGCATGCGCAAGTGGCTGGAAGCACTCAAGCCTGCCAACATGAGCTTGCCTGGCGGTTAA
- a CDS encoding nitroreductase, whose protein sequence is MSKQVSETPSAQQAVDAVIVSRRSIRAFLPTPVAQDDIARILEVAARAPSGANMQPWKVYVLSGEARLRLSRRILDAYAAPKAPDAPARTASYTYYPRQWTAPFIERRRKIGLDLYQLLGLERGDTAGMAAQHGRNFQFFDAPVGLIFTIERVLEQGSWLDYGMFLQNIMLAARARGLDTCPQAAFIHYHDIIREELGVPASEMVVCGMALGYADPDKIENRLNTEREPLAGFVKFMDK, encoded by the coding sequence GTGAGCAAACAAGTATCTGAAACACCGTCGGCGCAGCAAGCCGTGGACGCCGTCATTGTGTCGCGTCGCTCGATCCGCGCCTTTTTGCCCACGCCGGTGGCGCAAGACGATATTGCGCGCATCCTGGAGGTGGCGGCGCGCGCGCCATCGGGCGCCAACATGCAGCCGTGGAAAGTGTATGTGCTGTCGGGTGAAGCGCGTCTGCGCCTGTCGCGCCGCATCCTCGACGCTTATGCCGCACCCAAGGCGCCTGATGCTCCCGCGCGCACGGCGTCGTATACGTATTATCCGCGCCAGTGGACGGCGCCGTTCATCGAGCGCCGCCGCAAGATCGGCCTGGACCTGTATCAACTGCTGGGCCTGGAGCGCGGCGACACGGCCGGCATGGCGGCCCAGCATGGACGCAATTTCCAGTTTTTCGATGCGCCCGTGGGCCTGATCTTTACCATCGAAAGGGTGCTGGAACAGGGGTCCTGGCTCGACTATGGCATGTTCTTGCAAAACATCATGCTGGCGGCGCGCGCGCGGGGACTCGATACCTGCCCGCAAGCGGCCTTCATCCACTACCATGACATCATCCGCGAGGAACTGGGCGTGCCGGCCAGCGAAATGGTGGTGTGCGGCATGGCTCTCGGCTATGCCGACCCGGACAAGATCGAGAACCGCTTGAACACGGAACGCGAGCCGCTGGCGGGCTTTGTTAAATTCATGGATAAATAG
- a CDS encoding DMT family transporter, whose translation MSNLPAAAGASGKAPKAPFLTTLAPMALPGFFVLLWSTGFIVAKFGLPYAPPLTFLLLRFLGVLVILLPLVLLLRAPWPVGQFRQIAVAGILMQAGYLAGVWCAIKLGMPAGLSALIVGMQPVLTACAAPLIGESVRPRQWLGLFFGLLGVALVVYAKINLVGLTVESVLLCVFALLSMTAGTMYQKRHCPQFDLRTGTVVQFAASIVVVLPFALYYEGLDLHFSNVQWTANFVGALLWSVLVLSIGAIFLLFALIRRSDATKVTGLLYLTPPTTAVMAWLMFGEAFNMLGIAGMLVAVVGVVFVVKK comes from the coding sequence ATGTCCAATCTTCCCGCCGCAGCCGGCGCCAGCGGCAAAGCCCCCAAAGCCCCTTTCTTGACGACCCTGGCGCCGATGGCCTTGCCCGGTTTCTTTGTGTTGTTATGGAGCACAGGTTTTATTGTCGCCAAGTTCGGCCTGCCGTACGCGCCGCCGCTGACCTTCCTGCTGCTGCGCTTCCTGGGCGTGCTGGTGATCCTGCTGCCGCTGGTGCTGCTGTTGCGTGCGCCGTGGCCCGTGGGACAGTTTCGCCAGATCGCCGTGGCCGGCATCCTGATGCAGGCTGGCTATCTGGCCGGCGTCTGGTGCGCCATCAAGCTGGGCATGCCAGCCGGCCTGTCCGCCCTGATCGTGGGCATGCAGCCTGTGCTGACGGCCTGCGCCGCGCCCCTGATCGGCGAATCCGTGCGCCCGCGCCAGTGGCTGGGCCTATTCTTTGGCTTGCTGGGCGTGGCTCTGGTCGTGTATGCCAAGATCAATCTCGTGGGCCTGACCGTGGAAAGCGTGCTGCTGTGCGTGTTCGCTCTGCTGTCGATGACGGCCGGCACCATGTATCAAAAACGCCACTGTCCCCAATTCGACTTGCGCACGGGCACAGTGGTGCAGTTTGCCGCCTCCATCGTGGTCGTGTTGCCGTTTGCCCTGTATTACGAAGGTCTGGACCTGCATTTCAGCAACGTCCAATGGACGGCGAATTTTGTTGGCGCCTTGCTGTGGTCTGTACTCGTCCTGTCCATCGGCGCCATTTTTCTGCTGTTCGCCCTGATCCGCCGCAGCGATGCGACGAAGGTGACGGGCTTGCTGTACCTGACGCCGCCCACGACGGCCGTGATGGCCTGGCTGATGTTTGGCGAAGCATTTAATATGCTGGGCATCGCCGGCATGCTGGTAGCCGTGGTCGGCGTGGTTTTTGTTGTCAAGAAATAG
- a CDS encoding phasin family protein, whose protein sequence is MFSIPEQFSSATKANLEAQFALFSSLTGKAFEGIEKIVELNLTAAKATLEESTAAAKQLLSAKDPQEFFSLSAAQAQPSAEKAIAYGRHLAAITSGTQAEFSKAAESQIAETNRKVLSLVEEVTKNAPAGSENAVAILKSAIGNANAGYEQFSKTSKQAVEAIEANLTSAVNQFTQAAEKVAPRTAAK, encoded by the coding sequence ATGTTTTCAATTCCTGAGCAATTTTCGTCCGCTACCAAAGCCAACCTGGAAGCCCAATTCGCCCTTTTCTCGTCGCTGACGGGCAAAGCCTTCGAAGGCATCGAAAAGATCGTCGAACTGAACCTGACCGCTGCCAAGGCAACGCTGGAAGAATCGACCGCCGCCGCCAAGCAATTGCTGTCGGCAAAAGATCCACAAGAATTCTTCTCGCTGAGCGCTGCTCAAGCCCAGCCTAGCGCCGAAAAGGCCATCGCTTACGGTCGTCACCTGGCTGCCATCACGTCCGGCACCCAAGCCGAGTTCAGCAAAGCAGCTGAATCGCAAATCGCTGAAACCAACCGCAAAGTCCTGTCGCTGGTGGAAGAAGTGACCAAGAACGCGCCAGCCGGTTCGGAAAACGCCGTTGCCATCCTGAAAAGCGCCATCGGCAACGCCAATGCAGGCTACGAGCAATTCTCGAAAACCAGCAAGCAAGCCGTTGAAGCCATCGAAGCGAACCTGACTTCGGCCGTGAACCAGTTCACGCAAGCGGCTGAAAAAGTCGCGCCACGCACGGCTGCCAAGTAA
- a CDS encoding ABC transporter ATP-binding protein, with the protein MSNNGLNNSVLKVAGLHVAYGGIKAVKGIDLEVNEGELIALIGANGAGKTTTLKAITGTLPACKIEGTISYLGESLKGTKSFHLVERKLAMVPEGRGVFTRMSIRENLMMGAYTRTDKAGVEADIEKWFDVFPRLKERAAQMAGTLSGGEQQMLAMARALMSHPKLLLLDEPSMGLSPIMVEKIFEVIRKVSSEGITILLVEQNARLALQAAHRGYVMDSGLVTMGGNAAAMLDDPRVKAAYLGE; encoded by the coding sequence ATGAGTAACAATGGCTTGAACAACAGCGTACTCAAGGTCGCGGGCCTGCATGTGGCTTACGGCGGCATCAAGGCGGTGAAAGGCATCGATCTGGAAGTCAACGAGGGCGAGCTGATCGCCCTGATCGGCGCGAACGGCGCCGGCAAGACGACGACCTTGAAAGCCATCACGGGCACTTTGCCTGCTTGCAAGATCGAAGGTACGATCAGTTATCTGGGCGAATCGCTCAAGGGCACGAAATCATTTCACCTGGTGGAAAGGAAGCTGGCCATGGTGCCGGAAGGGCGGGGCGTGTTTACCCGCATGTCGATCCGCGAAAACCTCATGATGGGCGCCTATACGCGCACGGACAAGGCGGGTGTCGAGGCCGATATCGAGAAATGGTTCGACGTATTCCCGCGCCTGAAGGAACGGGCGGCGCAGATGGCCGGCACCCTCTCCGGCGGCGAGCAGCAGATGCTGGCCATGGCGCGCGCGCTGATGAGCCATCCGAAGCTGCTGCTGCTTGACGAGCCATCGATGGGCCTGTCGCCCATCATGGTCGAGAAAATTTTCGAGGTGATCCGCAAGGTGTCATCCGAAGGCATTACGATCTTGCTGGTCGAACAGAATGCCCGCCTGGCACTGCAGGCGGCGCACCGCGGCTATGTGATGGATTCCGGGCTGGTCACCATGGGCGGCAATGCGGCCGCCATGCTCGACGACCCGCGCGTGAAGGCGGCGTATCTGGGGGAGTAA